CAGGAACGAGAGATTCTCGCTATTGCGAATGACGTGCAGTTTCGACGGATCAATATAGATGACGATCGCGCCGTAGGGCGTATGACCGTTGAAGGGAAGTCGCATGACGAGCGCGTGAGAGGATTTATCCTTGTTAAAAGGCCGCTCCAGGTCGTGGACCCAGAACATGTCCGTATCTCCTTCCATGAGCCTGTTGAAGTTTAACGCATCCTGTTCCTGATCCAGCGTCCGCAGGCCGAGATCAGGCTCCATGATTTTATTTTGCTTTTTGATATAGAGATAGACCTGATCCACCAGCGGATCGGCATTCTCCACCAGGTTCAGTGTATTGAACAGCTCGTTCGTCTCCTCGATATTCGATACAAAGTCCATATCAGACAACGAAGGCTTGAAATGGGGCTTCACCACCATATTGAGGGCGTAGTGGACCAATTGGGTGAATTGCTCGTCTACTTGTCGCGCAGCGTCAACCAAGGCTTCTTCGTTCCGCTGCTGATATTGGTTAATCATGTGCTGGTTGCCCACATAAAGGTAAACGGCCGTTATGGCCGAGATGGGGAGGCATGTTAACAAAACGGCAAGCGCGATGCTTCTCCAATACATAATACCTTTGAAAACGGATTCAGGATTCTGTTGCCTCATTACTTTAACCCCCTGTTGGCATAGACAAATCAAAGGCTTGATCGAAGCGAGCCGGTAAAATGATTACATACTATCATAGCGAATGAGTGGATGAGTTGAAAAGATCATATCTTCCTAATCGAGTTCGAGTCAACGTGACCGATTAACCGGATCGGACGTTCGTTTGCCGTGGAAAAAAAGTGCAATACAAGGAAACGAAAGGTTCCACAATGCCGTAGAGACCAAGCTTTCCCTGTGCCGTGCATCGAATGGGAGGGGGATTGGAGCCGACGGAAAAAAAGTGGAATTGCAGGGAATCCTGCAACCGTTTACATTAGGACTACATTCCGTGAACGGTATGTTGAACGAGATGACAAGGCTGAAAGTGAGGGAGTATCGATGAAAGCACAAGAAACCGTTCAGTCGGCAAAAGGAAGCGGGGGCCCCCCCATTCCCGTGAAATCCAAAACGAAGTGGGGGAGGATATGGTCGGATGTTGTGCGCGACAAGTATTTGTACGTGCTGGCCTTGCCGGGTCTGATCTTTTTTATCATTTTCAAATATATTCCGATTACGAATCTCGTGATTGCCTTCCAGGAGTATTCACCATACTTTGGAGTGCTTGGAAGCCCCTGGGTAGGATTCGAGCATTTCACCCGGTTCTTCTCCAACGATGATTTCTGGATGCTGCTGCGCAATACGCTGGCGATCAGCTTTCTGAGCTTGATTTTCTTTTTCCCGGCACCGATCATTTTAGCTTTGATGCTGAATGAAGTGCGAAATTCCTTCTATAAGAGGACCATTCAGTCTCTGGTGTATATCCCCCATTTTTTATCCTGGGTATTGATCTATGGCCTTACGTACCTCATGTTCTCGCAATCGGAGGGCTTGTTTAATAAGTGGCTCATCTCGATGGATTGGGAGACGATCGATATTCTCTCCAACCCCAACTACTTCTGGGGGATGCTGACGGGACAATCCATCTGGAAGGAAGTCGGGTGGGGAACCATCATCTTTCTCGCGGCCATCGCCGGTGTGGACCCGCAGTTATATGAAGCAGCCGTCATGGACGGCGCGGGCCGTATGAGACGGATGTGGCATATTACCCTGCCCGCGATGCGCAACGTGATCTTGATTCTGTTGATCCTCCGTCTGGGAACGATTCTGGATACGGGATTCGAACAGATATATCTGATGATGAATGCACCTGTTACCAATGTAGCTGAAGTGTTCGATACCTATGTATACCGGGTGGGGATTCGGCAGGGAGAGTTCAGTTACAGTACGGCTATCGGATTGTTCAAATCGATTGTCGGCGTCATTCTGGTGGTTACGGCCAACCGGCTGGCGAGGCGTTACGGTCAAGAAAGCTTGTACTAAAGGATGGGTGAAGACAAGGAGGAGTAAAGCATGCATGAGAAAGGATGGAAAACCAGGCTGTTCGGTCTTGTGAATAACGGACTGCTGCTGATCATCGGTTTGGCAACGATATTTCCGATTTATTATACCGTTATTTTGTCGTTTACCGATCCGGTGGAGTATTATCAACGAAGCCTGATATTATGGCCGCGGGTTTGGACGCTGGATGCTTATAAGCATTTACTCTCCAACGGACTGTTTGTCACCTCGATTTCCGTGAGTGTGTTCCTGGCTACGGTCGGCACGCTGCTCAGTCTGCTCGTTACCGGGGGCTTGGCTTATGCGGTGTCCCGCAAACGTCTGCGGTTTCGCAAGGCAATCATGATTATGATCCTAATCACCTTTCTCTTCACGCCGGGATTGGTGCCGCTGTATTTGGTGGTTCGTAATGTGGGACTCATTGACAGCATCTGGTCGCTTATCCTGCCCAGCTTGACCAGCGCATGGTATGTGCTGCTCATGAAGGGATTCTTCGACAGCATTCCGGAAAGTCTGGAGGAAGCCGCGATGATTGACGGTTCGAATGATATCGGCGTATTCTGGAGAATTATTTTGCCTCTGTCGCTGCCGGCGCTGGTCGCTTTCGGATTGTTCTTTGCGGTCGGTTATTGGAATACGTATTTCAACGCATTGATGTTTATTAACGACCAGAAGATGTGGCCGCTGCAAGTATTGCTGCAAAATATGCTTGTGGATCCAACGACGATGGGATCCGGAAGCGGCGGCGGATTCGCCTTCCAAGTGAATCGTCCCGTTCCAACGGAAACGTTGAAGATGGCGGCGGTCGTTATTGCAACCGTGCCGATCATGTTAGTGTATCCATTCCTGCAGAAGCACTTCGCCAAAGGAGCGATGGTAGGCTCTGTCAAGGAATGAATCGATATACGGTTTATCTGACATCATGATCAGTCAGGAGAGAGGTATCATTATAAGGGAGGTCTAATGATGAAAAGAATGGAAACCAAGCCGGGCAAGTCGTTTTTAAAAATGTCGGGGGTGCTGCTCTTGGCAAGCTCGCTCTTGCTTAGCGCATGCGGCAGCCGTAACGGAAGTGCACCGAGCGACAACGGAGGCGGAACAGACAGCAGTGAACCTACAAGTATTACGATACAGACCCTGAATTATGCCACCGAATTCATAGACAACACCAATGCACTATGGAAAGAGCTCGAGAAACGCACCAATACCAAGCTGAATATTACGTGGCTGTCGCCGTCCACGGCCGAAGAGAAGATCAATGTCATGCTTGCATCCGGCGATCTTCCAGAGGTTACTTTCGTGGAGACGTTGCAGAACCCGCAGCTGCAGAAAATGCTGAAGCAGGGGGTTTTCTGGGATCTGACACCGTTTCTTAAAGACTATCCGAATTTGAACCGCGAAGAATTGAAGGAAATGTGGGAAATCACCAAGGTGGATGGCAAGAACATCGTCATTCCTCGTTATTATCCTAGCTATGGCGGCGGAGTGTTCCCGATGATCCGCAAGGACTGGCTGGATGCCCTTCAGCTGGAAACGCCCAAAACGCTGGATGAGTTCCATAACGTGTTAAAGGCTTTTAAGGAACAGGATCCGAATGGTAATGGACAGGCGGATGAGATCCCGTATGCCGCTAATCCGAGCGCACTCGCCTATATTTATAATATATTTAATGAAACGCAAGGGTCCTGGAAGCTTCAACCCGATAATACCCTGACTCCGATTATGACGTCGGACGAGTCTAGGGAGGCCATGCTGTGGATCAAAAAAGCATATGATGAGGGCTTGTTCCCCAAAGACTTCGCTATCATGAAGTTCTCGCAGGTAATGGATACGATGCGAAGCGCCAAGGCAGGGGTAGGGGGCATGTCCATGAACCATGCCTGGGTGACCGGCGAAGCCGTGAAGGGCGTTGATCCCAAGGCGGATCTGATGCCGCTTGCTTATTTGGAGAATGCAAACGGGGTGAAGTATACGCCTTCAGGATCGCCGTATTATGGAGTATACCTGATTCCGAAGAAAGTGCCGGAGGCGAAAGTGAAGAAAATCCTCGAGTTTTTCGACTATGGTTATAGTCAGGAAGGCAATGAAATGTTGACCTACGGAATTGAAGGGGTCCATTACAATGTGGAGAACGGGAAGAAGGTTGCAACGCCGCAGGCCGCCGTGGATAAGACGGGTGACGGCAACTTGAACAATATGATTCACCTCGTCAGCGACGATATGGCTATCAGCGCGGTAGGGATGCCGGATGAAGTATATGAGCGGAACGTAGAGATCGTCACGGAGCGCAAGACGGTCAAGGTTCCGAATCCTTCGGGAGAGCTGTATTCGGAAGCCTACAACAAATACTATCCCGAGCTTTCCAAGAAAGTGGAGGATATGCGGGTCATGGTCATCACGGGCAAAGAACCGGTTGAATCGTACGATAAACTGATCGAAACAATCAAGAGTGACCCGAAGATGAAGGAAATTACGGACGAGATGTCAAAGGCATATCAGGAGAAGTATGTTAAATAAGTACGTTAAATAATGGAACCAAAAAACCACAATGCTGCGGTTGGCATTGTGGTTTTTTGGCGTGAATAACAGAAAGAAGCCCCTCCATGTCATATTTCTGATGTCTAATATTAAACATCCTATAATTTTACATTAAAGCATAAAATATTACATGAGGGGAGGATATAAAGTCATGGAAACGAAGGAAGGCATAAAGTTTAATATCGAGCAAGAACGGCATAAACTTCATAAGATGAAGCAGCGGTATCGTGATTTTAATCATCCTAAAGTCCTCAGACAATCGATTGTGCTTGATGAGTTGATTAATCAATATAACCGATTTCTTCTTAAAGAGAACAAGCCGATTGCCTAAGCAACCGACTTGAACTGCATGAAGATTCTTTTTATAGACCGTAAAGTCTCGCGGCATTCTCATATAAAATCCTGCGGGCCTCAAGTATGGACAGCCCCTTAAGCTCAGCCCATGCCGAAGCCACAGAAGCCGTCATCCGAGGATGGGTCATCTGTCCGGTGAACGGACCTTCGAACGGCCAAGGTCCATCGGTTTCGGTCATGACGAGGTGATCCGGATACCTACATGCCATAGCACGAATTTCTTCCTCATAGAGGATGTCGGGCGTAAAGGAAATATAGTATCCGTTGCCCGCCATTCGCTGCAAGGTGTCACGGGAGCCCTTAAACCAATGAAAATGGGCACGAGTGACGCCGTATTTTTCGAGCAGATCACATGCGATATCCGCATCTTCATATACAGCGTGCAGAATGACCGGTTTATGATGCTTCTTAGCAAAAGCTATAAATTGCTCCAACAGATAGGCGTAAGGGCGGTTA
This Paenibacillus sp. JZ16 DNA region includes the following protein-coding sequences:
- a CDS encoding ABC transporter permease; protein product: MKAQETVQSAKGSGGPPIPVKSKTKWGRIWSDVVRDKYLYVLALPGLIFFIIFKYIPITNLVIAFQEYSPYFGVLGSPWVGFEHFTRFFSNDDFWMLLRNTLAISFLSLIFFFPAPIILALMLNEVRNSFYKRTIQSLVYIPHFLSWVLIYGLTYLMFSQSEGLFNKWLISMDWETIDILSNPNYFWGMLTGQSIWKEVGWGTIIFLAAIAGVDPQLYEAAVMDGAGRMRRMWHITLPAMRNVILILLILRLGTILDTGFEQIYLMMNAPVTNVAEVFDTYVYRVGIRQGEFSYSTAIGLFKSIVGVILVVTANRLARRYGQESLY
- a CDS encoding carbohydrate ABC transporter permease, whose amino-acid sequence is MHEKGWKTRLFGLVNNGLLLIIGLATIFPIYYTVILSFTDPVEYYQRSLILWPRVWTLDAYKHLLSNGLFVTSISVSVFLATVGTLLSLLVTGGLAYAVSRKRLRFRKAIMIMILITFLFTPGLVPLYLVVRNVGLIDSIWSLILPSLTSAWYVLLMKGFFDSIPESLEEAAMIDGSNDIGVFWRIILPLSLPALVAFGLFFAVGYWNTYFNALMFINDQKMWPLQVLLQNMLVDPTTMGSGSGGGFAFQVNRPVPTETLKMAAVVIATVPIMLVYPFLQKHFAKGAMVGSVKE
- a CDS encoding extracellular solute-binding protein; protein product: MMKRMETKPGKSFLKMSGVLLLASSLLLSACGSRNGSAPSDNGGGTDSSEPTSITIQTLNYATEFIDNTNALWKELEKRTNTKLNITWLSPSTAEEKINVMLASGDLPEVTFVETLQNPQLQKMLKQGVFWDLTPFLKDYPNLNREELKEMWEITKVDGKNIVIPRYYPSYGGGVFPMIRKDWLDALQLETPKTLDEFHNVLKAFKEQDPNGNGQADEIPYAANPSALAYIYNIFNETQGSWKLQPDNTLTPIMTSDESREAMLWIKKAYDEGLFPKDFAIMKFSQVMDTMRSAKAGVGGMSMNHAWVTGEAVKGVDPKADLMPLAYLENANGVKYTPSGSPYYGVYLIPKKVPEAKVKKILEFFDYGYSQEGNEMLTYGIEGVHYNVENGKKVATPQAAVDKTGDGNLNNMIHLVSDDMAISAVGMPDEVYERNVEIVTERKTVKVPNPSGELYSEAYNKYYPELSKKVEDMRVMVITGKEPVESYDKLIETIKSDPKMKEITDEMSKAYQEKYVK
- a CDS encoding aspartyl-phosphate phosphatase Spo0E family protein codes for the protein METKEGIKFNIEQERHKLHKMKQRYRDFNHPKVLRQSIVLDELINQYNRFLLKENKPIA
- a CDS encoding TatD family hydrolase; this translates as MKSFMQNEANSPLIDTHIHLDSYSLSDQQAILADIRHHEVQSVISVSMHLTSCKRNLELARQYGLMVRPAFGYHPEQPLPSSDETEGLLDWMAEHADEMVAVGEVGLPYYARLEAESEGRPWDNRPYAYLLEQFIAFAKKHHKPVILHAVYEDADIACDLLEKYGVTRAHFHWFKGSRDTLQRMAGNGYYISFTPDILYEEEIRAMACRYPDHLVMTETDGPWPFEGPFTGQMTHPRMTASVASAWAELKGLSILEARRILYENAARLYGL